A window of Conger conger chromosome 13, fConCon1.1, whole genome shotgun sequence contains these coding sequences:
- the LOC133108552 gene encoding protein FAM181B: MAVQAAFMSSQFMNLCFPGSVMEYGAEKSFEGRLLGEADREGDFRETTRDLLSFIDSASSNIKLALDKPVKSKRKVNHRKYLQKQIKRCTGIITPPAANVAPDTAKRQGSPSSQQPAFPAGKTAPKRDGVQANLQSKSLAALFDPAAKKDARAEKAKKLPLRHRNLPPSFFTEPANCAKVTSTSGMTLKDLERGNPEAAEFFELLGPDYSNMLADQDVFAHGLPLRVQQEPVGGGADPGGTYDPHHLVGGFLYTEPWGPCASPAKKICGPGENARTVPSGTGSLYCHSESSAPSPLEESGPCPLAFPNFFTDCSLPQVAYDFTAGYNRAVFPTL; encoded by the coding sequence ATGGCTGTGCAGGCTGCCTTCATGAGCTCCCAGTTCATGAACCTCTGTTTCCCCGGCTCCGTCATGGAGTACGGAGCGGAGAAAAGTTTCGAGGGGCGCCTCCTGGGGGAGGCGGATCGGGAGGGGGACTTTCGGGAGACCACCCGGGACCTCCTGAGCTTCATCGACTCTGCCTCCAGCAACATCAAGCTGGCCCTGGACAAGCCCGTCAAGTCCAAGCGGAAGGTCAACCACCGGAAGTACCTGCAGAAGCAGATCAAGCGGTGTACGGGGATCATCACGCCCCCCGCGGCGAACGTCGCCCCGGATACCGCCAAGCGGCAGGGCTCCCCGAGCTCGCAGCAGCCCGCGTTCCCGGCCGGAAAGACCGCTCCCAAACGGGACGGGGTCCAGGCCAACCTGCAGAGCAAGAGCCTGGCGGCGCTCTTTGACCCCGCGGCCAAGAAGGACGCCCGGGCGGAGAAGGCCAAGAAGCTTCCGCTGCGGCACCGCAACCTGCCGCCGTCCTTCTTCACCGAGCCCGCCAACTGTGCCAAAGTCACCTCCACCTCCGGCATGACCCTGAAGGACCTGGAGCGGGGCAACCCAGAGGCGGCCGAGTTCTTCGAGCTCCTGGGCCCCGACTACAGCAACATGCTGGCTGACCAGGACGTCTTCGCCCACGGGCTGCCCCTCAGGGTGCAGCAGGAGCCGGTAGGTGGCGGGGCGGACCCGGGGGGCACCTACGACCCCCACCACCTGGTCGGGGGCTTCCTGTACACTGAGCCCTGGGGTCCCTGCGCCAGCCCAGCCAAGAAAATCTGTGGGCCGGGCGAAAACGCACGGACTGTGCCGTCTGGGACGGGTTCGCTGTACTGCCATTCGGAGTCTTCGGCACCCTCGCCTCTCGAGGAGAGCGGGCCCTGCCCTCTGGCCTTCCCAAACTTTTTTACGGATTGCTCACTTCCACAGGTCGCGTACGATTTCACTGCTGGATACAACAGGGCCGTTTTTCCCACACTCTGA
- the LOC133107364 gene encoding putative small proline-rich protein 5, producing the protein MALLWSLLDSYLRSPPAELRSPPAELRSPPAELLSPPAELLSPPSRAAQSPSRAAQSPSRAAQSPQQSCSVPQQSCSVPQQSCSVPPAELHSPPAELLSPPSRAAQSPQQSCAVPQQSCSVPQQSCAVPQQSCAVPQQSC; encoded by the exons ATGGCCCTACTGTGGTCCCTACTcgactcatat CTGCGCAGTCCCCCAGCAGAGCTGCGCAGTCCCCCAGCAGAGCTGCGCAGTCCCCCAGCAGAGCTGCTCAGTCCCCCAGCAGAGCTGCTCAGTCCCCCCAGCAGAGCTGCACAGTCCCCCAGCAGAGCTGCTCAGTCCCCCAGCAGAGCTGCTCAGTCCCCCCAGCAGAGCTGCTCAGTCCCCCAGCAGAGCTGCTCAGTCCCCCAGCAGAGCTGCTCAGTCCCCCCAGCAGAGCTGCACAGTCCCCCAGCAGAGCTGCTCAGTCCCCCCAGCAGAGCTGCTCAGTCCCCCCAGCAGAGCTGCGCAGTCCCCCAGCAGAGCTGCTCAGTCCCCCAGCAGAGCTGCGCAGTCCCCCAGCAGAGCTGCGCAGTCCCCCAGCAGAGCTGCTAG
- the prcp gene encoding LOW QUALITY PROTEIN: lysosomal Pro-X carboxypeptidase (The sequence of the model RefSeq protein was modified relative to this genomic sequence to represent the inferred CDS: inserted 1 base in 1 codon) produces the protein MSSMFSFELRTATGPFITAIVCVVLLLGSLHVLALKTQLLSSHSIGHGIPNSLSYKTYYFDQKIDHFGFLGDATFKQRYLVSDQHWHQDNGPILFYTGNEGDITWFCNNTGFMWDVSEELGAMLVFAEHRYYGESLPFGQESYSDAKHLNYLTSEQALADFAVLIKALKGTVPGARNSPVIAIGGSYGGMLSAWMRMKYPHVVVGALAASAPIWQFTDMVPCGAFHKIVTDDFRNGGKGCEESIRRSWKAIDNVTSTAEGLQWLSSEFSLCVPLKNKMEAAAFKAWLQETWVNLAMVDYPYEANFLQPLPRWPIKVVCQHLTHPTAPEQQLLQDISGAAKVYYNYTGDAQCLNMSQTATGSLGFRGWYYQACTEMVMPMCTDGVHDMFEPQGWDFGAFSEECQALFGVKPRADWADTVYGGXNIKSHSNIIFSNGGLDPWSGGGVTKSLSDSLVAILIPDGAHHLDLRYNTNYDPQSVLDARALEVKYMKLWIKQAANSP, from the exons ATGAGCAGTATGTTCAGCTTTGAATTAAGGACTGCTACAGGACCCTTCATCACGGCCATCGTTTGTGTTGTACTTCTGTTAGGCTCGCTGCATGTGCTTGCCTTGAAGACACAACTGCTGTCTTCACACAGCATAGGTCATGGCATTCCAAACAGCCTGTCTTATAAGACCTACTATTTTGACCAGAAG ATCGACCACTTTGGATTTCTGGGTGATGCCACATTCAAGCAGAGGTATCTCGTCAGCGACCAGCATTGGCACCAGGACAACGGCCCAATCCTGTTCTACACTGGGAACGAGGGGGACATCACATGGTTCTGCAATAACACA GGCTTCATGTGGGACGTGTCAGAGGAGCTGGGTGCCATGTTGGTGTTCGCTGAGCATCGATACTATGGAGAGTCCCTGCCCTTTGGACAGGAGTCCTACAGC GACGCTAAGCACCTGAACTACCTGACGTCGGAGCAGGCCCTGGCGGATTTCGCGGTGCTGATAAAGGCGCTAAAGGGCACCGTCCCGGGGGCCCGGAACAGTCCGGTGATCGCCATCGGAGGCTCGTACGGCGGGATGCTGTCGGCCTGGATGAGGATGAAATACCCCCACGTCGTCGTTGG TGCTCTGGCTGCCTCTGCTCCTATCTGGCAGTTTACAGACATGGTGCCTTGTGGCGCCTTCCACAAGATCGTAACGGATGACTTCCGCAACGGTGGAAAAGGCTGTGAAGAGAGCATCCGAAGATCGTGGAAGGCTATCGACAACGTCACCTCCACAG CCGAAGGCCTCCAGTGGCTGTCGAGCGAGTTCAGCCTCTGCGTGCCTCTCAAAAACAAGATGGAGGCTGCAGCTTTCAAGGCCTGGCTCCAGGAGACCTGGGTCAATCTGGCCATGGTTGATTACCCGTACGAGGCCAACTTCCTCCAACCTCTTCCCAGGTGGCCCATTAAG gtggtGTGCCAACATCTAACTCACCCAACAGCCCCAGAACAGCAGCTTCTGCAGGACATCTCTGGAGCTGCGAAGGTGTACTACAATTACACAGGAGACGCTCAATGCCTCAACATGTCTCAGACAGCCACAGGAAGCCTGGGTTTCAGGGGCTGGTACTACCAG GCCTGTACGGAGATGGTTATGCCCATGTGCACAGATGGAGTTCACGACATGTTTGAGCCCCAGGGGTGGGATTTCGGAGCGTTCTCCGAGGAATGTCAGGCTCTGTTCGGAGTGAAACCGAGGGCGGACTGGGCTGACACCGTCTATGGGG AGAACATCAAGTCTCACAGCAACATCATCTTTAG CAACGGCGGCCTGGACCCTTGGTCGGGTGGTGGAGTAACCAAAAGCCTGTCGGACTCCCTGGTGGCCATCTTGATTCCGGATGGGGCCCATCACTTGGACCTGCGATACAACACAAACTACGACCCCCAGTCCGTCCTGGATGCCAGGGCCCTGGAGGTGAAGTACATGAAACTGTGGATCAAGCAGGCCGCAAACTCACCGTGA